The DNA segment TTTTACCCAGTCAAGCTTAAAACGATAAATACCCAGATATTTATTGAAACGGTCACAGGGAATAAAGTATGAGGTCCATGGACATAAAGCGACACTTTCCCGTTGTCAATCCCAATTATCCATTCGTTGTTTTGACTACCAATTGCATAACTAGCAAGCGGTATAAAACCGGAAGTGGTTTGTGGATTGACCCACAAGCAAGCGGTTCCCGCATTAAACATTTGTGGAAAATAGGAGCAGTATCTGACAAAATTACTGGTCTGTTTAGCATTGGGAAAGTAAAATTGATTAACTGAGCATCCTGTAAAGTAGAATGCTGTTAGATTGGCCACCAaatagaaaatgtttaaactaAAATCATTATTTCGTGTCATCACGTTATATTCATACATTTTAATATCACAAGTCTTTTAAAACTAGAAAGATTAAGTACTATATGCAAATACCAGTAGGGTTTACCTTTGGTTACAGCAACTCCTAAAGTGAAGAAACATAAAAGCGTGACCATTCGGTGAGCCATGATTTGCCATAAAGATATCCCACCATAAAAGAcacttaaatacaaaaaataaagaaaaagagCACAATGGCCAAAACcattaaacatttctataGCTATACATGATAATAATCTGCTATACAGACAAAACTATGTCAATACATTATCTTATGTTTGCATAAAGCAAacagaaaatacaaatttttgaaaatctgcAGCATACCAGGATAACTTGGAATTCTACTTTATGTTCAAAAAATAGTGTTGTATTTATAATTTCAAGGTTCTAACCAATTAGAAATCAGTAAACCATCAAAAATCATTATGGTGTGACAAAACAGTAAGTTGCATTTCCAGAGACATCATAGTATTGTTTAAGATCAAAAGCAGTGACCTTTGCACTCAGTAGATTACCTTTATCATCATTTGTTTCATCAGCATCAAAAGTCCGGTTGGTTGAACTTGGCTAAAATATTAGGTAACATGAGAGTCGTGTCATATTCATCAAATAACACTCAATTAAGATAAAATATGCCATTATGAAGCAAACAacctaaaaaaataaaataactttctGCGTCATTGTATACTTGGCGAATTACATTTAGTTACTTgtgtttatcaatttttattttactgcaaAGATATTTACTCTTGTATCACAAATGCAATGtgcaaatgataaaaaaattccaatttAATATTAGTGTTATTCGTCACATATTTCGGGTTTTAATCAGTGACTGTTATATCATGTTAAGAAGTTTTACTAATGCTGTACCGAGTTCTATTAGCAGTGTGGCAGTCATATAGacaattgttttaaagtaGTAACACTTCCACTTTTCCATTCCACATCACCAGCAGTTAGTGTCACAAAAATTTTGAgtcatttcatcaaaaaaggaaaaaaatacaTTGCATTGCTAATAACTCAAGTTGGCAGAGACAGATTGATTGACAACTACCATGAGTGAAGCGTCTACAAAGCAAAAACTCAGCAATTAAATTCTCAAATTCTACAGGGCTTGGAGTCATACAGTGGCAAGTGCTACTCTATGTATCAAACATAGCACATGGCAGAACATGAAATAGCAATTGCCCGAATTAAACACACAACATTTTCGTTCCGAACTGTAATATAATGAGTATTAATGACTAAAAATTGGCGCTGCattctttgaaataaaatcacCAAGTTTCTTCGAAGGGGATTACCCTACAAAGAGCATTCTACATATGCAGTGAGTCAactcttattttatttgatgCATTTTAGgtgcatttttttaaaaacattttcttccCTTTCTCCCTGAACTGAATAGacaattataaataaatgtaTCCTTTAATTATACAGCTTTAATAAACAAGAACTAAACTAATCTGCAACACAACAAgtaaatttagacaaaagcataaaaagcaAACTGGTATTCTTAGAATGGCAAATCGTAATCGCACAACTGAAAAGAACTGAGGAGCTGAACAGAGAGCATCATTGGCGTGATTGCGAGGTATGCGACAAAGCTGCAAGGGGCGTTGATTAGGGACCGCGAGGAGCGTTGCATTAATCATTACACTCCCAAAATAATTCCTGGTTTttttaagaattttatttttgcgaaaacaacaacaagaaTAATAGCACTGACAAGCTAATTTACTTGCTCGTAAATTTCAATGCGTAATTTAAGAGCAAATCCCAGCATTGACCTAGGATTCTTAGGTTTTGCatgcaaacattacattttatttacaagtCTGTAAGCGAACGTAACAGCATGACATATAGTGTTTATTAGGTTACTTTgaaagttaataaataattcaAGAAATGAAAGGTAAAATGTAAgccattagttttataagtgaTGATGGTAATGAGTGTTGATTTATTGTAGTCGCAACTTTGCAAAAACGAAATTGCGAGTAACAACTATGACAAAATATCTTGCTAATTGGCTACCTTGTTACtactttcaatttttaaacGAGATACTTATAGTATCGTCTTTTTAAGAAAtgattttgtaataaacaatacaaactttaaaaaattatattacaAACAATGGAAAGTCTTTAATTACTTTCATAaatcttattttgtttgttaacaacaacttttgaaaaacGACATATCGCTAATCATCCCTTATTCAACAAGTAGCCTTAAGCATTTTAGTCGTTTTCTTCTTAGATATGGGCCTGGGCCACGTTCAGCATGCTTGCAAAATATCCAACTTATATACGttgaaataataaagaaaattcgACATGACACATAGGCCTAACGTATTTTAATTCCGAAAATGGCTTATGCTAgttatgtaggctatattgTATGCACACACAAACAAGATAAAgcaaatagaataaaaacacaactaaacaaacaaaattcgTAAAATCGGTTCAAAAGTTATTTAAACGGTACGACATGTTGAGACTTCGTACGAAACAGCTCCGTAAACTTCAGCTCGGTCCATGTTCATTTCCACTGAAGTATCTACAGGACAGTTGCAATTTTGAGCGATGTTGTTCATTTCGTAACTGGAGAGTTTTCGGGGCCAAACCATGAAGCTTCGTATATAGCCTCtgttaaaagaaaagcaaaaagtaTTATTTCTTAGAATAACTAATATCACAGACTGTGTAATATCAATTAGATtgaattatgttttatggaGCATGTTTGTTTATGGCATAAATGTGTgtcaaaaaattgtcaaagGGTTACCCAAATGACTGATTTTGGTCAAATGAACCCCCGACTGAATCTTGCTCCTGGCCTAAAACCAAAGCGCCTCCGCCTCTGACGTACTCTCCATTATACGTGGCTCTGTCCACGTCTTCGCCGTTTTTGAAAACTCCAACTTGGCGACTTGATGTATCAAACCATACGCAGAGGTGTGTCTACGTATAAAATATAAGCTAAAATGACcataaataaagcaaacattttaagtAAGGCTAAAGGATAAACTTATGCGCttgtttaagttgtgcaagataaaaaataattgtttttacaCAGTTAAGCTTAAAACGATAAATACCCAGATATTTATTGAAACGGTCACAGGGAATAAAGTATGAGGTCCGTGGACATAAAGCGACACTTTCCCGTTGTCAATCCCAATTATCCATTCGTTGTTTTGACTACCAATTGCATAACTAGCAAGCGGTATAAAACCGGACGTGGTTTTTGGATTGACCCACAAGCAAGCGGTTCCCGCTTTAAACATTTGTGGAAAATAGGAGCGGTATCTGACAAAATTACTGGTCTGTTTAGCATTGGGAAAGTAAAACTGATTGACTGAGCATCCTGTAAAATAGAATGCTGTTAGATTGGCcactaaataaaaaatgtttaaactaAAATCATCATTTCGTGTCTTCACGTTATATTCATACATTTTAGTATAGTGTCACAGGTGTTTTTAAACTAGAAAGATAAAGTACTATATGTAAATACCAGTAGGGTTTACCTTTGGTTACAGCAACTCCTAAAGTGAAGAGACATACAAGCGTGACCATTCGGTGAGCCATGATTTTTCTTTCTGGTTTTTAAAGAACAAAGCGGTAGAAATTGACAAAGACACTTACAAACAATCCTGCTATAAAGTTAAATATCTTAAGTTAAAAATGTAGTGTTTAGATTTTAGACGATAAGTTTCGTATAAGTTTAAATAATTCAACAAATTTGTCCAAATCATATGCATTATATTTCgcaattgttttgtaattCTAAAGCACATTACATTACATATTAAACTCATAAAATTCTTTACAAGATGGCATTATAAATCAGACCGTACTTTATATTGTACCAATAAAACATGTTTGAAATCAGCATGCACACCCTGTTAGCATGAGTTAACTCACTGTCTGCACTGAATTTCTGGCCACGATCTCTCCTTAATTTATACGCTTCCCCTGTGATGTTTGTGACGCATGTTTTCCATTTTGTGGTGATGTGATGACGCCAATTGCAATGATGTAAATGCCTATTcttcaaaaagaaaacatttacaGATCACTAAATTCGGCAAATAAATGTCTCAAAGCATGAGACAAGGAACTAGAAAACATTCGTCATGCTATGTACATGTTATGGTCAATGTTATGTGTTGACCAAAATGTTGATTGTCTATGCAATGTATAAGGAATTGGAAAAGAGTTATCTATTTGCAAATAATAAGTTGCAAGCAAACAAATTGTGATGTTTTCAGCAAACACTGTTTCACACGAATTGACGTCAGCGTTGTGATGTTGATGAGGTGATTTCCTTGGAGGCGTCAGAAAATTTCAACTCGAGTTTCAAAACTCGTACTGCAAGCAGTTTTGGTCTGGATATAAACgcttaaatgttttcattttctttgtttgattCTAAATCTGACCAATATCACAGATGAATTCTAAGTTTCCTGTACAAAAAAATGTCCTAAAGGTAAAACGCATCACAACAGAAAGCTTCCTTAAATGGATTAATATCACAtagcacaaaataaaatgatatattttaataatgaaTTTATAGATTTTCTTAATTCAAAGTACAACGCCGATGTTGATCCTGAATGTACAGTAATTGACGCTGCGGCATTACTTCGGCAGCAAGATTTCATCATTAGACCATTTAAAACCTATTAAGCGAATTAAAGAGGCTTTGGTGGCtgttttaagaaataaaacgCTGAAAAACTTTTGTAGCAAGTGGAAACTTATTAACAGAGCTAATAATTTTAAGTTAACTTTGACATCAGCCCTTGCACACGCATATAGCGCGaataaaaaagtagtttgaaAACCCCAACTAACAAACATTGACTTCGGTTgaaagcaaacacaatatcATGGTTGACATACTTTGTTCTCcccaatgacgtcatacttgTTGTCATCTCCTGATCGAAAAATACGCATTCGgtaaaaaacaagttaacaAACTTTGCGTCACCAATTTCCCCCAAAATGatagttaaacaaatttcgaACGATATAAATTGGGAAGTTTTTCAGCTGTCTTTAGCATATGGCGACGGAACCAGAATAAAAATTGCCAAAGATATTACCAACAAATACTGAACACGGAATTTTTGCAGGTTAGTCGTATTGAGCGATTTGTACTGTACATTTGTGATTTGGCTTGATATTTTATGTTGGTTGTTTTCGTATAACTTTTAATATAATCTTTTTCATACAGAAAGTGTAAAAAAATTCTTAACTATACTTTGCAGATTTTGTGTAGTTTCAAGCATTCATTCAAGTAACATGAAACTTTTATTAAGTCTTTCTATATTGAGTTTACTTTTCATTAAGTGCAAGGCAGGCGAGTGCTGCGCGGACCTTCGACATGGTGAgcttttgcataaaaatacaCGTTTTTACCTGCttacaacaacgttttaaAACATATATGTATATAGTTTAACTGAAAGCATGTTCCAGAATTGCAAGAATCGATCGCTTCAGACTGGTTCTTTCCATTGAATGGATACAAATACAAACTCACCAGTGGCAGCTACGACTGGACAGGAGCTCGACATGAATGTCAAAAAATGGGTGCCGATTTGGCAACTATTGGAATCAGGGATTTCGAAATAAGAAGGTGGGAAATTGGGTATTTAGCAATAACTTGCATGAAATGCAATTTTACTAGTTTCTCTATTCTATTTAGTGCTTTAGTTCTAtttagtttcaaaatttaaatgtcGGTTGAGTGAAAAGATTTTAGATTGAGCTTTTTAACAGGGTTATATGGCAAAAGCTAAACGCCGTAGGCGCCTGGGTAGGCATGACCGACGCAGCGACAGAGGGCCAATATACTTGGATCGATAATGTTGTGGGCACTCCCCAGAATATTAAGTGGGCAGCCGGTGAACCGAACAGCAATGGTGGAAACGAAGATTGCGTTAACCTGTGGACAGACGCTGGCCTGAACGACGATATTTGCTATAAACTTGTGAAAGGACTTTGCGAACTGAAAGTCTGATTAATTAGATGTTTATCAAATTCAATTTCGATGCTTCTCAGTTATAACTACCACTTTATATGCCGTTGGCCTGAAAGTGATGGTacattttacatttctttTGTAGCGGATTGCACAGATTGTAAAGTtatttcagaagtttgaagtttttgaagtCTTAGAATCGTAATGGTAGAATCAAATGTGTTCTTGATGTGAATTGTGAACCTTATAGAAATAAATGTAGCCTACATTAACATTTTCTCACTTTCTTTTATATATCGAAAGCCTGTTCATGATAATTTGCTCACATCAGCTCACGATATTAACTATACAGAACTCGTGTCATCTCCCATATCAATATTAATGAAAGATGACATTTTACTGGTATCACTTTTGGCATTAAATTTTACTGGCAAAAGTATTGTTTTATCTATACATACATAAACGACAAAATTCAGCTGTAGGCCTAATTGTGCTATATCCAGTCTTCAAAAATTCAATAAAgtacaatatatataaaataaggCCTAAAGTGCTCGAGCAGAAAGTTCGCAGGTTTTTCGTTAAAGATGAAACCACGCAAAACTAGAAATGCACTCACAAAGCAAGTACACTTCCACTAAGACAGCTCATTACTTTCAAGCGGAATTTTCAGAAATGCAACGTTGTTTTGCTCGTTTGCGTTTTATCTGATTATACTAAGGGCATTATACAAAACGTTTTCAGAGTTAGTGACTTAATATCTCTTGTTCatattcaatatttttcttgGCGGCGGATATTGTAAGACGACTTCAAATTGTACGTTGCAACATCTTATTGTATGGTTTTGAGTTTAGACAACGCACGCTTATAATCGAGGCTATACTGTACTGCAATCCAGGTTAATCCTTCTTCGCTGGTACGGCCGGTATGCTACTATAGCGAAACGTTGAATGTAAGAAAAAAATCGATGATAAATACTGTACGTTTTAGTTACCGCAGCAGCTAGTGCAGAATCGAATATATAGCAGAAACTTTCCTATTTTCCcgcattaaaatgttttaattgtcGATACTGAGCAACTCTGCCTGGGATACTCACAAAATGTACAACGAATTTTACCCGACTTAGATTTAATATATTTGTCCGTATTCTCTCCTCCAAGTTCTGGATAGGGCTTTCCCCTTTTCTCAAACTAACAATAGCAAGTCTGTATCAAAGCACTTCTCTTTCGTTGGCAACATCATACTTAGCATTTGAATTGCAAAGTGCTATACAGAATATGGAAATCTTAAACTAACTTCACAAGAGCTTGCGGTTATAAGCTGTAAGCAAATTGCGCCATCGGTGGTTTTCATCAAAGCGTTGAGTGCGTGATTAAGCTTAATTTACGTCCTCAGGCAAAGGCTAACAGACAGACGGTCATGCACATGTAGAATAGATTGTTTATGATACCCAATGCAAGGAAACTTGACTGCTCGTTCCATAAATATCggattaaaataaatgattggatttcaacaaaaaagttgCATATCGATAAGCTGCGTGATAATCTCCGCTCTAGTTTACGTTCATGTCAAGCAGCGGACGCCGGAGGAATACGTGTTAAATAAGAACACTGCATTGGATAAAAAAATAGCAGAAAATACGCGAATGGGAAACTAATAAAAACTACTCACGGTCGAAACAAGGTAAAAAAAGGAAACTATTAAAACAAAAGACCGGAACAGTGAAACACTGAGCACAAGAcggaaatgaaaaaaatacgaTTTACACTTCTATGTAGTCAAGGTACGACGCACCAACTcagaaaaaaacagaaaattggcacaaaattttaagaaatatatTTGATCGGTTAAATGTATCGGATCCGACATGAAAGATACCTATCAATGAGATACTTTTGAATCTTCGTTCATCTTCCATTTCATCAACTTGACGCACGCCATGGCGTCTTCGAAACTATCGTGACCTTCGTCggctaaaatacaaatatgactaaatttaaaacagaaataaacgCAACCCACATCAATAACATGGAACAATAAAACTTAGGTAATTCTTACACAACTATCCATGATAGAcaagtttgtaaaaaatgtgtaaaaacTTTATAGATGTCTCCTACTACAGTTGTACAAAACACAAGATGTCCACTAGTTGTTAGCCAACCAATACTAACAATTCTTTTCATATTGTCTAAAGACTTTGTGGAACAGTGGACAGCCTGTATATTTCAAGTTTTGTGTTCCATTTGCCTTTACCCGAATTTTGTATAATAATTCCTAAATGCTCTGACATCAAATTTCGCAAGGCACGTTTATACGGCGGACCAAGACGGTGCGGAAAAACAACGGAAGTGTCCACCACGGAGCAATGAATGAGCTGCAGAATATCAATATGAAGTACATCAGTTGAAATTTCGTTTTTTAAGTCACAGAGAGATCGAAAATTTACCCGCAGAGCTGTCAAGTCGCTCTCTAAACTGTGGCCCATCAGTATGGTATCAGCAGAAAATTTGCTGAGGAAAACCGCCTGAACGTCCCGTAACGTTGTTGTAACACCTTTTAAATCCTCCTCTGCTAAGCCACTCCATCTAAATTAAAACACAATGCTTGTTGACCAAAATCTCTTGAATAACTATAAGTCAGACAAAGTTGACTGCTAGATTAGttgatattttgcaatgtcagATCTTACACTGGCAAGATTTAATGAAACAAGATACACAGAGACCTAGTGTTGTAGTCAAGTATTCTCCCACATGGTTTAACAAGAGTATCGTAAGTAAGGTTTCCATCAAAATCGACGACCGTTACTCGAATTAGTTCAAGCCCCACAACTGTGTATGCCTATAAGTTTCAGAAAGAGCGTTATGACAGTTTAAAAGAGTAACATTCAACATTGACACATACTTAAAGTTATATACAACTGGTAATACCATTTCACAATCCAATGCAAATATTCCTGGATTTACAACATCAGACGCTTTGAACATTGTCTTCACGTAACTGGTACAGTCCAACTTATTGTCCGCATGCACGTGTGTCTACAACATCAAGAAACAAGTttgacaaaattatttttaaaccaattGCTTACTCTTACTATCTAATATGataaagaaattaatttattacaaaaataactatTTGATCAAAATTTACTATATCAATCCACAACATATTTTTACCTCAGCTACAGAGCAACCCTCAGCACCTATTGGACCTTGGCAACAAGAATAACGTTTCTCCCAGTGGGAGCCAACCTTAAGGGTATCAAGAGTGTTGATTACGACACTATAACTTAGCTATGGTAAAACAAAGCACCAATATGTTGCCATTACTAACACTTAACAAATACCCTAAAGTGAATAAGTTAACATACTTTGGTGGAGTAAGCCCTTCCCCAGTGGTGAACGCATTCATCATCTGTTCGACCAAAGTGTCCGCCCTTGTAAAGGATAAACTCCTTTCCACATCGAGCACAAATTTTCCTTGATGGCGAAACAATAAAGTGAAAATTAACCATGTTAAAGCAAAGATAATAAAAGAATGTCAAAAAGTATACGGATTATGATGACTTTGGTGTTAATATGTAACATTTTCAAGCCAAAGTACTTGGTAGTATCTTTGTTGGGTTTTGGCAATTCTTTCATAAATTTGCAACAACCACTAATATCTCCAGGCCTAGGGAAACCATTTTCATCCAGTTGCTTTTCAGTCAGTATGTAATGGCACATTTCTTCATAAATTTCCTCACCTGCACAACGAAGAAAACTTGTCTTATCTTAGAAATTCTTTACAGCAGCTGTTTAGTTTGTGTTTGGCAAATCATAACCTATTTATTTCTAGTCATGCAAATTGTGGTAAAAATGCCATTTTTGCCAAATCTACCAACTCCTTGCTAAcctgaaaaatgtttttcatcaACGCGCTTCGTAAAGGAGTAGCCTCCCTTACAAGAACGAGTACTGCCATCAAGAATTTTTTTGTGAGTAGATGTTTTCGAAGATGCCTTTTTTAACTCTTTAAGCCTTTTAGTTTTCTCTTGAGAAGTTCCGTGTGCAATTCGTACACAGTTGCTTTTGAACACAATTTTTGCTGAAGTATCTGGTGTTGTTGACGCAGATTTTAATTTGCTCTCATCGGCAATTTTAGCTGCTGAAGTGTCCCGGGACTTCATGGCCCTCAGTTTCTTCGTCGTACTTGCAGCTAAACTGAGATATATGGCTTTAGATTTACTGCGATCCTGACATTGTTTTTCTTCGTTTGTAGCCTACAAAAAAGTTGTCCGGGGATTAGAAAATTAAAAGAGCAACCTTCAATATAGATTTAATATAATAGTTGGAACATCAGCATTGACAAACCATATTATACGCTTTCACGTAATCTTTTCCATGTATCCTCAGACACTCATCTATAAATACAGTCAAATATCTTTGACGAATATTTGTGGGAACCTATATTGCATGAAAAAGTACAACACAATATCAGATACTATATATCATGGCGGAAAATGATTTCGAGAATTaataaaaagattttgcagaaaagttttaaaaagcaCGAAATAAACTAGATGTCAtcataaaataacaaactgGCTTTAGCCAGGGGATTCAGAAAAGCTCTATAGACttgaatgtaaaaaagtttccaaggctatttgtaataaattacCTTTGAGTAGCGATTAGGTAGAATCCTCGGCCTCTCTGGTATTCCACTTTCTACAGGGTTAAATTTGGGATCATGGGCCACTCTGTTGCTGCCTTTCGCAACCGTTCCTGAAAGTGTCTGGGAACTTTCCAAAGATTTTCTATTAAGAAATATCAAATGTTACATCACTGCAGcttcaacaaaataaagaCAAATCTAATTACACTGGGAAATTTAATCTGTAATATGTCTAGTATTTCATTAATATCAGTATATTAGTCTATTAGGATATACATTACCAATAAACAGCGGTACCCAAGCTTTTTTGATTGTGACCCAAATCGGAGTTTAACAAACCTCTCGCGACCCAAGCCTCAAACAGCGTATTTTAACATGAAGAAAATTTTGGTTATATGCATGATTTTTGGCAGTAAGTTGCTAAGTTTGTTTTCAGCAATCTATTCTTTACTCCAGTACCTGTGCTACATAGAGACAGAGACAAGCAGTGGTAGTGTGGTCCACTCACTGTGAAACACACCAGGTTTGCATTGTATCCGCGCAACCTAATTTTTGACCCTTGTTTGGGTCACGACCCATACTTTGGAAACCACGGCCAATAATAATATATCACTACAAATAATCATGTCATGGTAACATAGCATAGCTGAAACCAGACCTTCTTAAATCTTGGAAAGGTTTCTTTCGAACTAAACTTGTCGCTGTCCCAGTCACAGTGGGGGATTTTGAGGCAAGTGAATGTCTCCTGGAAAGAGACAATGAACCTTGCGAGAGTTTGGATGTTGGCAGATGTGCAACTCGTTTCGAATCTGACGTTAACTAAACGTTGACCAAGCAGAGTGGATAGTCAATTGCATTAGTGCATATACAATACATGTTATAATAATTTCTGTTCTCATATTACCATTAAAAGCTAGAGacataaaactgaaaatttacGTTCAACCACAGCGACACATGATGGTTACATTTCAGTGCCATAACACAATGTCATGCTCAACATGTTATATCTTTACTAGTTCCTACCTTTGAGGACGCTCCACGAAGAGAATCTAgaattttcttttctctttCTATTTCAACCATCTGCATTCGCTTCATCATTGCTTGTGCTGGTGTCAGATGTTGCTTCACTTGTTTTGGTGTCTTCAAAAAAGGTAAATTTagataataaaataaagtaccacatgtttttttttctaatttgatcaaaataattaattatccaTGCATGGTGGTAAAGGTGCAAAACGGAAAAATAGGCTTTACAGTATATGTTGTACAGTACATGACAACATATAGGATCATAGTAGCAACAGCTAAATAACTGAGGAATCTATTTAACCCACCCTGTTTAACGTTGTTGCTGAATGTGTTGCTGCATTATGAGCAACTCGTCGATATTTTGGTGGCGGGGCACATGAAACATTGTTGTTTCCTGAAGTACTTTCTACTTCTTCCGACACCTGTCAAACCACACAAATATCCAATTAGTGACTATtgtcattaaaatttatttttgggtATTTCTACTTAacattttgtacttttattaagCATTCTGTTTTATGCAACATTTTACTAGTTTTGGCATGCTAATACAATCGACCTTATTAACTGCAGGTTtgtcttttgttttcttataGTCAGCCTCAAAGCTTTCTTGGTATATGCGGAAGCATTCCTCGTACGTCCCGATCTTATTTAATTCTTTATCGAGTCTAAGCAAGAATAAGAACTAAAATTCaagcataaaataaaaagcatttaaaGGCTGCTTAATAAGTATAGCTCTAAAATCCTGAACTAAGTGCAACCGGTTGTCTAACACAAAACTAACCTATCAATTTCTTCTTTGTCAATGAATCTGTTAATGTCAGCTTCAGTGGGAGATTTAAATCCAGGTTTAATCTTCTTGTAGGAATCTTTAGCGTTCTCCTTCAAATTGCTCTTTCtcttcaaaattttctttttttcatgTAGTATTTTTGCAGtgctttttttcaaatttgtgatctgttttgttttttttgatgaaGGCTTGGAATTTATTTTCACATCTTTGTTAGTATTGTGTTTCTGTGCAGGAGTTTCCTTCGCATTAACATCATatgattttttcaacaaagagcTAACTTTGTTAGCAGTTTCTTTGGGTTTCGGCGACATCACGTCATCACTGTCACTGTCACTTCCAAACAAGATATTAGCAACTGTAAGGTTTTTATTTAA comes from the Clavelina lepadiformis chromosome 5, kaClaLepa1.1, whole genome shotgun sequence genome and includes:
- the LOC143459342 gene encoding uncharacterized protein LOC143459342 isoform X2: MLPNRGYFCGIECPSAGKNDTCKRPYCHFRHSGKPREAPSAVKSDYDQLKEIKKQINQLKNEIGESASTSSFTEFSPFVTTTSQIPSYSYSTSENSHGEYVPYKPYTGSTDLYKDFSVSELSSSSEVDHSELHEKSKTKSILHSAKGARLRTSSKAVKYSVSKSKPRNDLEYDPMCNYNIKNTRKSNKEMSSEESIIDLTADDERKDLSDGDDNVAQLVINDDDIDDTTTSRATVSNSPATIDLTESPESSLKAPSSTPDQNLKFPRKKENEHQIRKNVFEKLTSEIKESCQVGSVVKELIHASKTDANNLSACDNMKPSNIGLNQFEMRLNKNLTVANILFGSDSDSDDVMSPKPKETANKVSSLLKKSYDVNAKETPAQKHNTNKDVKINSKPSSKKTKQITNLKKSTAKILHEKKKILKRKSNLKENAKDSYKKIKPGFKSPTEADINRFIDKEEIDRLDKELNKIGTYEECFRIYQESFEADYKKTKDKPAVNKVSEEVESTSGNNNVSCAPPPKYRRVAHNAATHSATTLNRTPKQVKQHLTPAQAMMKRMQMVEIEREKKILDSLRGASSKLTSDSKRVAHLPTSKLSQGSLSLSRRHSLASKSPTVTGTATSLVRKKPFQDLRRKSLESSQTLSGTVAKGSNRVAHDPKFNPVESGIPERPRILPNRYSKVPTNIRQRYLTVFIDECLRIHGKDYVKAYNMATNEEKQCQDRSKSKAIYLSLAASTTKKLRAMKSRDTSAAKIADESKLKSASTTPDTSAKIVFKSNCVRIAHGTSQEKTKRLKELKKASSKTSTHKKILDGSTRSCKGGYSFTKRVDEKHFSGEEIYEEMCHYILTEKQLDENGFPRPGDISGCCKFMKELPKPNKDTTKKICARCGKEFILYKGGHFGRTDDECVHHWGRAYSTKVGSHWEKRYSCCQGPIGAEGCSVAETHVHADNKLDCTSYVKTMFKASDVVNPGIFALDCEMAYTVVGLELIRVTVVDFDGNLTYDTLVKPCGRILDYNTRSLCILFH
- the LOC143459342 gene encoding uncharacterized protein LOC143459342 isoform X1, with the protein product MLPNRGYFCGIECPSAGKNDTCKRPYCHFRHSGKPREAPSAVKSDYDQLKEIKKQINQLKNEIGESASTSSFTEFSPFVTTTSQIPSYSYSTSENSHGEYVPYKPYTGSTDLYKDFSVSELSSSSEVDHSELHEKSKTKSILHSAKGARLRTSSKAVKYSVSKSKPRNDLEYDPMCNYNIKNTRKSNKEMSSEESIIDLTADDERKDLSDGDDNVAQLVINDDDIDDTTTSRATVSNSPATIDLTESPESSLKAPSSTPDQNLKFPRKKENEHQIRKNVFEKLTSEIKESCQVGSVVKELIHASKTDANNLSACDNMKPSNIGLNQFEMRLNKNLTVANILFGSDSDSDDVMSPKPKETANKVSSLLKKSYDVNAKETPAQKHNTNKDVKINSKPSSKKTKQITNLKKSTAKILHEKKKILKRKSNLKENAKDSYKKIKPGFKSPTEADINRFIDKEEIDRLDKELNKIGTYEECFRIYQESFEADYKKTKDKPAVNKVSEEVESTSGNNNVSCAPPPKYRRVAHNAATHSATTLNRTPKQVKQHLTPAQAMMKRMQMVEIEREKKILDSLRGASSKLTSDSKRVAHLPTSKLSQGSLSLSRRHSLASKSPTVTGTATSLVRKKPFQDLRRKSLESSQTLSGTVAKGSNRVAHDPKFNPVESGIPERPRILPNRYSKVPTNIRQRYLTVFIDECLRIHGKDYVKAYNMATNEEKQCQDRSKSKAIYLSLAASTTKKLRAMKSRDTSAAKIADESKLKSASTTPDTSAKIVFKSNCVRIAHGTSQEKTKRLKELKKASSKTSTHKKILDGSTRSCKGGYSFTKRVDEKHFSGEEIYEEMCHYILTEKQLDENGFPRPGDISGCCKFMKELPKPNKDTTKKICARCGKEFILYKGGHFGRTDDECVHHWGRAYSTKVGSHWEKRYSCCQGPIGAEGCSVAETHVHADNKLDCTSYVKTMFKASDVVNPGIFALDCEMAYTVVGLELIRVTVVDFDGNLTYDTLVKPCGRILDYNTRWSGLAEEDLKGVTTTLRDVQAVFLSKFSADTILMGHSLESDLTALRLIHCSVVDTSVVFPHRLGPPYKRALRNLMSEHLGIIIQNSADEGHDSFEDAMACVKLMKWKMNEDSKVSH